GCTTTGGTGTGTATTTCTTTGCTTTTTGAGATTTTTGAGTGGTTTTGCTTTTTGTGGCGGATTTGGCAGGGGTTTTGGATTTTGTGCTTGGCTTGGCTTTTGTGTTTGTTTTTGCGGGGGTTTTTTGAGGGGATTTGGTGCTTTTTGGTTTTTGGGTGGATTTTGCTTGCGGTGCTTTTGGCTGTGTTTTTGCCTGTGTCTTGGCTTGTGGCTTTGGTGTATCTGGCTTGGCTAGCTCTGCAAAAAGGACAAACAACGCTAGGCAAGCCACACAAAATCGAGCAAGTTTCCCTCTAAATCGCACAAAACCACACCTAAAACACCTAAAATCTCTCACAAAAAAGCATAACTTTTGCATTTTACGCGCCTTTTTTCTTAGGTGTGGAGTTGTTTGATTCTAGTGGATTTTTGTCATTGGCTTTATCGTTGATTTTTTCTGCTCCTTTTTCTGCGCCCTTTTCTATGTGGGAATCTTTTGGCGATTCTAAAGAATCCTTTTTGGAATCTTTTTGTGGTTTTTTTGATTCTTTTGTAGGCTCATCGCTAGACTCTTTTTCATTATTCTCAAAGATATTTTTCCATTTGCGTTTTTGTGGTTTTGGTTCTTCTTGTGGGGTGTCTTTGATTTTTTCTACTACTATTTCTTGGGATTTTTGCTCTTCTTGGGGTTTGTCTTGCTGAGCTTTTTTGTTTTTTCTTTGCTCTCTTTTACTTTCTTTTTTATCTTTGTTTTGGTTTTGTTCTGCTGATTGTTCATCGCTGTATTGCACTAAGTCATTTTTGGCAGAATCTATTGCTTGGATAGATTCTATTTTTGGCTCTTGTGATTCTTGTATTTCTTGCGTTTTTTGCTTGGTGGGGGTTGATTTTGGCTTGTCTGTGTCATAAGTGTATTGGATTTTTTGCGTGCTTGGGGTGTCTAGTGTGGTTTTGGTGGTGCTTTGTGTGCTTTCATCTTGGGATATTTGCTCTTGCACTACTTCTAGTCGCTCTAGTAGTAGTCTGCTTAGAGCCCTTGAGCCCTCCCCGCTGAAGTGAATCCCATCTTCCCCACGCACGCGGATACTTCTGCCCTGCTCATTTTTGACATAAGAAGTGTAGACTCCATCTGGGGCAAGCGCAGAATTTGCGTGCAAAAGTAGCTGTTTTGCGCTATCTACTTGGGATTTATAAAGTGTGTTTAGAAAGATTAGCCTTGTGTTTAGTGGCTCTTTTCGCACATAAGGCGCGTCATACCACACCACCACTGCGTCATTTTCTAGCGAAATATCGATGATTTCTTTGATACGAGATGAGTATGTTTCTATCCATTCATCACTTCCATACTTCATCTTTGGCATAGAGTATGGGTCATTTGCCCCTACCATCATCACTACGATATTTATGTGCGGATTTTTGGCAAATGCCTCCCTTAGAGCCTTGCCCCAATCAAAAAAATGCGTATAAGTAAGTCCTGTGCTTTGCTTAGCGATATTTATCACGCTAAATCCGCGCTTTTTTAGCTCACTAGCTAGCGTAAGCCCCACGCCTTGCATCATCGAATCGCCTATGAAAATAAAAGTCGAATCCTGCTTTAGCACTAGCTTGCCATCTTTGTCTATAAATGGATAGCGCGTTTCCTCTTTTGGTGTGAAAAAAGAATCAAGCGATTCTGTGCCCATAAGCCTTTCCCACACGGATTTTTCTTTTGTGGATTTTTCGCGCTCATCTTGGAGGGATTGGGAAAGTGCTAGCTCCTCTACGCTTGGTAAAAGTAGCTCCCTCAAATCATCAAGCCACGCTTTTGGCTTACCCAAAATCTCCAAAATCGGCTCGTTTGCATCAAAAACATCAAGGTGGTATTTTTGCTCGATATAGGAGTGTATGCTGGCATTCATCATCAATGCCACAAGGATAAAGCTCCCTATGAGTGTTAGGATAAAATCATAGATTCTCATCTGCTTTTTGCTCCGCTCTAAATCTCAAAAGTCGCCATACTAAAATCTGCCCTGCTAGAAATTGGCATAAATGAAGTTTGGAATCCCATCTGGCATAAAGCAAAACGCTACAAGCCAAACAAATGCTAGCACAAGCGGTTTGGCAATGGGTGGGACTTTGTAAAGTGTGTAGATACAGCTTCGCTTGAAGTTTTGTAGCTTGGGGTAGAGTGCAAAGAGTAGCAAGCCACAAAGTGCGATAAGTGTCTCGCTTAGATAAATGGGTTTAGAGAGATTTTCCCAAAACGCGCTTAAAAATCCAAGCGACTCATCTAGCTCCCTAAAGCGGAAAAACACCCACGCTATCGTTACAAAAGTAAAGGTGCAAAATGAGCTTAGAAATACTCCAAAGGCACTAGAGCCAAAAAGATATGGGCTAGGTTGTTTGGGTTGGCTTGCAAGGGAATCTTTGGAAGTAAAATCTTTTGGCGTGGAATCTTTGGAATCTTTTTGGTGGGTTTTTGATTTGGCAGAGGTTTTCGAGGCGGATTTAGTAGAAGTTTTGATAGATTTTTCTTGTTGAGTTAGGTTTGGCGTGGTGCTTTTGTAGGTATTATGGCTAAAGTGCTTTAGTGTGTTTAGCCATACAATCCCAAGTCCGTGTGCTAACCCCCAAATCATAAAATTTATCGTGCTTCCGTGCCAAATGCCTGATAGCACAAACGCCACAAGCAGTGCAAACTGCGTGCGCAAAAATCCACACCTTGAGCCACCAAGCGGGATATAGATAAAATCTCTTATAAAAGTGGATAGGCTGATATGCCACCTAGCCCAAAAGTCTTTGAGATTTCGCGCCATATAGGGCATATTGAAATTTGGTGGCAGGACAAATCCTAGCATCAATGCCACCGCGCTTACTAAATCCACATATCCGCTAAAATCACAATAGATTTCCACACTATACCCACACATAGCAAGTGCTAGCTCTAGGGAGTTGTGGTTGAGTGGGTTTGCTAGTATAGGAGAGGAGTAGCTAGAAGCATAGGTGGCAAAAAGCACCTTTTTGACAATCCCAAAGCAAAGTAGCACGATGATGAGGTGGGCATTTTTGGCTCGCCAAAATCTAGTGGCGTGGAGCTGTGAGAAAAAGAAATCACTGCGGATTATGGGACCTGCTATGATAGTGGGGAAAAATGAGAGATAAATCGCAAGGTTTGGGAGGGATTGTAGCTTTGGGTTTTTTTCTATGACATAATCAGCTACACCGCTAGGGCTAGTTGGCAAAATCTGTGTGGTGGGGTTTATGTTTGAAGCATCAGATGGTGCTTGGTATGAGAGGGTGGCTTTGTCGCGCTTTGCTTCATAGATAGAGCGCAGGTAAGTGATAGAAGCAAATGTGTAAAAGCTAAGTCCTAAAGGCATCAAAATGTCGATATTTGCGATATTTAGATGAAAAAATGTCAAAATGGATTCAAAGCCGTCTTTGAAATTGGCGTAGTATTTAAAAAAGCTAAGATTGCAAATACTAAGGGCTACAAACGCCAAAAATACGGCTTTTGATTCGCTTTTGGCTATGGCGATACTCGCAGCATAGATAAATAGCGTGTAGCAAGCAAGCACTATGGCTACAAAGGCATTGCCAAGTAGGAGCAAAATTGCGTAGTTTGCGGTGAGTAAGACTAGGTTTTGGAGGCGATGATTGGCGCGGCATAGCCAATAAGCGACAAAAAAGGCAAAAAATGCTAGTCCAAATTCTATGCTGAAAAACATAAGTTTGTGTTGTCCTTTTTTAGATTTTGTGTCTCGGCTTGGTTTTGTGGGTTTGCATAGATTTTGCTTATGGATTTTGGTACTGTGCTAGGCGAGATTTTATACTAGATTTGGTGTTTTTAGATTTAAGGTGTTTTGATTATTTTTGCTTTAGTCTTCGCTAAATGCTCCATAGCGCATTATTTTGTCATATCGTTTTTGGAGGTATTGTCTGTCTTTTAGGATTTCTTCTACGCTTTTTAGATAGTAGGACTTTATCATATCTGCCGCACCTTGCAAATCCCTGTGCGCTCCTTTTTGGGGCTCGGGGATAATATCATCAATCAAGCCAGCTTTTTTTAGCTCATCGGGCGTGATTTTCATCGCTTTTGTGGCGGACTCTATCTTGCTTGGGTCATTCCATAGTATCGCAGCGCACCCCTCTGGCGAAATCACACTAAAAATGCTATACTGCATCATCGCTAGTCTATCAGCCACTGCAATCGCTAGCGCACCACCGCTACCTCCCTCGCCTATGACTATCGAAATCGTAGGGACTTTTAGCACGGCAAATTCTTGTAAATTTTTAGCGATAGCTTCGCTCTGTCCGCGCTCTTCTGCGCCGATTCCGGGATAAGCACCGCTTGTATCGACAAGCATAAGGATTGGGATATTAAACTTTTCAGCTAGTTTTGCGGCTTTTAGGGCTTTGCGGTAGCCCTCTGGATTTGGCATACCAAAGTTGCGCGCTATTTTGTTTTTTGTCCCTCTGCCCTTTTCCTCGCCGATAACCATAGTAGGCTGCTCATCAATCTTGCCAAGCATACACACAATCGCCTTATCATCTCTAAAATGCCTATCCCCGCAGACTTCATAAGCGTCTTTTAGCAGTAGCTCCATATAGTCAAGGGCATAGGGGCGGTCTGGGTGTCTAGCAAGCTGGAGCTTTTGGTAGTCGCTCATATTGCCAAAAACTTTTTTTAGCTCTTTTTGGTAGTCTTTTTCTAGGATAGCTTTGGCGGCGTTGTCCCCGCGCATAGACGCCATATCAATGTCATCTTGGATACTTTTTAGCTGCTTTTCAAAGTCCAAACAAGTCGCCATCAATTCTCCTTAAGTTTGGTTGTTTGCTTTGTGTGGATTTAGCTAGGGCGTAATTTTATAATATCAAAGATAATTACGGCTTAACTAAGGCTAATGTTGTAAGCGAATTGCATTCCGCGCTTTTTGTGGTTGATTTTGTTGTTGTTTGCTTGGGGTATGGCGAGTGAAAAAGGGCTTTTGGAGAGCGAGTAAAATGCCTTGCGTGAGTTTTTTGTGGTGGGTGAATAAAGAATTTTTAAGCGTATCGTATCAGTATGGCACTACAAAAATCTCGTAACTTTTGTGCATTTTTGCATATTTTGGTAGGCTTGATATACAATTAACCCCGCTTTTATAAGTAAATTTCTAATTTTTCAAAATACATTTCTACACTTACTAATTTTAGGATTTTATCGGCATAATCGCCTTGTTCTTTATGTATATAAAGGTTTGCAATCTCATTTAGGAATCGTTTGTAAAATGCTGTTTTTGATGAGAGATAATCGTTTATTTGGCTTTTGTATGGCTCTTGTGTTATCCATTTTTCATAGTCTGTGTAGGAAGTGATAACTTTTGGGATAAAGCCTAGTTTTTGGAGCTTTTTATCGATTTTAAATTTGATTTTATCTGCGATATATGTCAAATTTTTGTTTATGTGGAGTGGCATTAGCGAGTTTCGTCCTATGTGTTTGAAAAATTGTGGATAATGCCTTAAAGCTAGGCATTTATAGAATCTATACCCAAACAAATACTCATTTGGCAAAGTGGCGATAAACTCGATGATTTTGTTGTCAAAAAACGGACGACAAGTGATATTGGTTTTATTTGTATCCGAACTCACAGCCATATTGATAAAATTGCTCCCTCTGTTTATCCAGTGAAGCGGCAATGGATTTGCTATGTCATAATACTCATCTTTGTATCCGCTAAATTTGGCAAAACCTCCATAGTAAAACTCTGCAATCTTATCATTTGCCCTTTGATTGTAGAGTTTTTTATCGGGTAGATAGCTATCGCCAAAAACAGCATCGCCTAAATATCCGCTTACGATAAGCCTTGATTCTTGAGGGAATAAATCAAACTCACAGCCGTGCAGGTGCATTAGAGAATGTGCACAATCCATACTATATAAATGCTCTTTTCGCAAATTTAGCCAATCAATATTTTCAAACAAAAATTCATTATTTGTTGTCTCGATGACATCACAGACTTTTTGGGCTAAAATAAAATCTAAGCAGTTTTTCACGCCAAATGTCGCTGTGTAGGGTTTATAATGTGGATAGACTTCACTCATAGCTGCAAGGCAAAGTCTCGAATCAGAGCCACCACTTAGCAAGACAGATGGGTAAAGCTCCAAATCCACTTGTCTTTTTATCGAGTCTTTGAATAGATAATACGCTTTATCTACTGCTTCATCAAAGGATATATTTTCTTGCTTTATTTCCGCAAAAGTCCAATAATACTTTTGGCTTATCTTTTTTGTCGGTAGATGATATTCTACTATACTAGCAGGTGCTAGTCTTTTGATATGCTTAAACCAAGTGTGAGAACCCAAAATATAACCCAAACTCATAAACATTTCAAAGGAATCGCTATCTATACTTTTATCCACAAAATCAAGCAATAATAACGCTTTAAGCTCTCCACAAAAAGCAAAATTGTCATTATGGGTGTAAATATATAGTGGTTTTAAGCCAAATCTATCGTTAGCTATGATGAGTTTTTCATTTCTTGAATCATATAAGACAAGGTTAAAGCAACCATCGGTTTGATTGAGGAGTTCGGCTAGGCGGTTTTGCCTATAAGAGCAGCAGATAATGTCAAAAAAGTTTTTGCAAGAAGTCTTAAAAAGGCTATTTAGTTCATCTAAATTATAGCATTTTCCACATAGGGCAAGGTGGATATTATCCCCCCCCCCCCAATAGAGTTATACACACTATTTTGTGCATCTAAACCACCTAGTGCAAACTCGATTTTATCATCTATAAAGGCATCAGTTATGTTTGGCGATTCGTGCCTACTCATTAGCTTGACACACTTATCTATTTGCGATAGAGTGCTATTTTTTGCATATCCTACAATTCCATTCATCATTGCTCCTTTTAGGTTTGATTTTTCTAAATTTTGCGCTCCATATAGTTGTAACTAAAAAATCTACAATTTCTCAAAAAATCTTTCCACTATACTTTTTATATGCCTCATATCCTCATCGCAAAGTCTATAAAACAACGGCATACGAACCAGCGTATCGGCTACTTGATTTGTGATAGACATATCGCCCATCGTCTTTGCAAACTTTATCCCAGCAGGAGATGAGTGAAGCGGGATATAGTGAAATACAGGGTTTATACCATTTTCTTTGAGAAAAGCTATAAACTCGCTTCGCTTTTGTAGATTTTTGAAAGTGATATAATACATATGTGCGTTGTGTGTGCAATTTGGTGGCACGATAGGACGATTTATCAAGCCCTCTTTTTCATAGTTTTCAAAAAACTGATGATATTCATTCCAAATTTCTAATCTTTTGTTGTTGATTTTATCTATATTTTGTAGTTGTGCGTATAAGAAAGCAGCGATAATGTCAGATGGTAGATATGATGAGCCTACATCAACCCAAGTATATTTATCCACTTCTCCGCGGAAAAATTGCGAACGATTCGTGCCTTTTTCTCTGATGATTTCGGCTCTTTGTATGAATTTATCATTGTTGATGATGATAGCCCCACCCTCACCAGAGATGACATTTTTTGTCTCGTGGAAAGAAAAGCACCCTATATCGCCTATTGTGCCAAGTTTTTGTCCATTATAAGTGCTTGATACACCTTGTGCGGCGTCCTCTATGACGATAAGATTATGTTTGCTAGCTATTTGCATAATCTTATCCATATCGCACGCTACACCTGCGTAATGCACAGGAACGATAGCCTTTGTTTTTTTGGTTATGGCAGACTCTATCAACTCTTCGTTGATATTTTTTGTATCAGGTTTTATATCCACAAAAACAGGCACTCCACCCCTTAGCACAAAGGCATTTGCTGTGGATACAAAAGTATAAGAGGGCATTATGACTTCATCACCCTGCTTTATGTCTGCGAGTATGGCTGCCATCTCAAGTGCCGCAGTGCAAGAGTGTGTAAGCAAACACCTTTTCGCAGGTAAATAGCTCTCTAAAAAGTTATGACATTTTTGAGTATAGATACCATCACCTCTTATGATACTATTTTCTATGGCATCTTGAATATACTCAAATTCTTTGTCTATGGCAAATGGTTTGTTGAATGGTATAGCTTGCATATCGTTATTCTATCTAAAATAATCTTAAATTTATGTAAAACTTGATATAATCGTAAAAGCTTCATTTAATTTGGAGGAGTTACCACAAGTGGATATGCAAAGCGATAAATTAAATTCCGTAATAATGGAAATTTTCAATGGTAATGCTATATTGTTTGTGGGGGCTGGATTTTCAAAAGGCGCAGTTGGTTTTGATGATGATATACCAACAGCAGAGAGACTTGCTGAAATTATTTTAAAACTGATGAATAGAAGCACGGATTCTAAGAATCCAAAAGATTTAGCACATATATCGGATTATTTCATAAATAGTTTTTGTAAACAAAACGAAAGTAAACTTGACGAATTTATAGCAATGATGAAGCGTACATTTAAGGTAACAGAACCTAAGAAGTATCATCTGGATATAGTTTCTGTTCCGTGGAAGTTTATTTATACAACAAATTATGACGATGTAATAGAGCAGTCAGGCAGAGCAATCAAAAAGATGGTAGAACCTCTGGATTTAGAGTGTGAAATACCAAAATATGATAACAAAACAACATATTGCCTCCACATAAATGGAAGAATTGAAAATCTTAAAAAAGACTCACTGGATAATTCATTTAAGCTTACACATTCATCCTATCTATCTAGTGATGGATTTGGCTCTCAGTATCCTGAATGGAAGTCTCACTTTACAAATGATTTGGTGTATAATTCAACGGTGGCTATCTTTATTGGTTATTCTCTTTACGATATAGAAATAGAAAAGATTTTACAGCAAAATAGTAGCATTAAAGATAAGGTAATTTTTATACAACCACAAAAAAGTATAGAGCAAGAAAATGATATAGATGATTATAAATATAAAAAATATGGGCATTTATTTAAAATAGGTGTAGAAGAATTTGTCAATAAACTTATGAAATATAAAAATAGTTTAAATGAGGACACGCAACATTTCATATCAAATAATATAACTTGTTTTAAAAAGTATAACTTAGTTTTTGATAAAAATACAAATATAAACATTGATGATAGAAAAATAAGGAACTTTTTTGTTAGAGGTGCTTTAGAAGACGCCATTTTACAAAAAGAAACTATATCAAATATAAATAATTCTCTGTATTTAGTTAATCGAAAATCATACATTGATGAAGCGTTAAAAATTTTAGAAAATCACAATTTTCTCTTTGTTTTAGGTGATATGGGGAATGGTAAAACAGTATTTTTAAAACAATTGGCGACTATTATAGTTCAAAAAGGATTTAAGGTTTATTTTTTAACAAATAGGCGAAATATATCAACCTATAAAAAAGAGATTGAGACTATTTCTAACAATGTTACAAATACTACATATGTATTTATAGATTCATATACAAACTTTTCAAACTTAATAAGCGACATTCTGCCAAAACAATACAAAAATATAAAATATGTTTTAAGTTCTAGAGAAAGAGAACATCACAAATATATCAACAATTGTAGCATTATAAATAAAATACCAGAATTATTTATTGATAAATTAGATTCCAGCAATATTGAACAGTTCTGCACTATTATAAACAATCTTGCTGCTTGGGATTTAATGGGGAGAGGTAAGCAAATTCAAATAAATCGTATACACAATAGGTGCAAAGGTGAAATATCTAACATCCTTATTGACATATTCGAATCTGAGCAGATGAGTAGTAGAATTAAGGAATCGTTTGCTAATTTTTTACAAAAACCAACAATAAGAAAACATTTGTTTGTGGTGTGCTTACTTAATGTTATGAATATACCCATATCAATAGCGTTAATTGAATATATTTTAGATGACTATGATTTGGAGATATTTAGAGGAGATGTTTTTGATTATCTTGTAAAAATAGATATATTAGATGAAGGTAATGAAATTAAACCAAAATCAGCTGTTTTTTGTCAATTTGTTTTAAAGCATATATTTGGAGCAGATTATGTAATTAAGGAATCTTTACAGCTGTTAAAAAGTCTTAGCAATAAGCGGGATTCTAACATACTATACGGTTCTGATGGATATAAAGTTAAAACCAATTTATTTAAATTTAATTTTA
This genomic stretch from Helicobacter macacae MIT 99-5501 harbors:
- a CDS encoding SGNH/GDSL hydrolase family protein; translation: MRIYDFILTLIGSFILVALMMNASIHSYIEQKYHLDVFDANEPILEILGKPKAWLDDLRELLLPSVEELALSQSLQDEREKSTKEKSVWERLMGTESLDSFFTPKEETRYPFIDKDGKLVLKQDSTFIFIGDSMMQGVGLTLASELKKRGFSVINIAKQSTGLTYTHFFDWGKALREAFAKNPHINIVVMMVGANDPYSMPKMKYGSDEWIETYSSRIKEIIDISLENDAVVVWYDAPYVRKEPLNTRLIFLNTLYKSQVDSAKQLLLHANSALAPDGVYTSYVKNEQGRSIRVRGEDGIHFSGEGSRALSRLLLERLEVVQEQISQDESTQSTTKTTLDTPSTQKIQYTYDTDKPKSTPTKQKTQEIQESQEPKIESIQAIDSAKNDLVQYSDEQSAEQNQNKDKKESKREQRKNKKAQQDKPQEEQKSQEIVVEKIKDTPQEEPKPQKRKWKNIFENNEKESSDEPTKESKKPQKDSKKDSLESPKDSHIEKGAEKGAEKINDKANDKNPLESNNSTPKKKGA
- the accA gene encoding acetyl-CoA carboxylase carboxyl transferase subunit alpha; protein product: MATCLDFEKQLKSIQDDIDMASMRGDNAAKAILEKDYQKELKKVFGNMSDYQKLQLARHPDRPYALDYMELLLKDAYEVCGDRHFRDDKAIVCMLGKIDEQPTMVIGEEKGRGTKNKIARNFGMPNPEGYRKALKAAKLAEKFNIPILMLVDTSGAYPGIGAEERGQSEAIAKNLQEFAVLKVPTISIVIGEGGSGGALAIAVADRLAMMQYSIFSVISPEGCAAILWNDPSKIESATKAMKITPDELKKAGLIDDIIPEPQKGAHRDLQGAADMIKSYYLKSVEEILKDRQYLQKRYDKIMRYGAFSED
- a CDS encoding asparagine synthase-related protein, whose amino-acid sequence is MLDFVDKSIDSDSFEMFMSLGYILGSHTWFKHIKRLAPASIVEYHLPTKKISQKYYWTFAEIKQENISFDEAVDKAYYLFKDSIKRQVDLELYPSVLLSGGSDSRLCLAAMSEVYPHYKPYTATFGVKNCLDFILAQKVCDVIETTNNEFLFENIDWLNLRKEHLYSMDCAHSLMHLHGCEFDLFPQESRLIVSGYLGDAVFGDSYLPDKKLYNQRANDKIAEFYYGGFAKFSGYKDEYYDIANPLPLHWINRGSNFINMAVSSDTNKTNITCRPFFDNKIIEFIATLPNEYLFGYRFYKCLALRHYPQFFKHIGRNSLMPLHINKNLTYIADKIKFKIDKKLQKLGFIPKVITSYTDYEKWITQEPYKSQINDYLSSKTAFYKRFLNEIANLYIHKEQGDYADKILKLVSVEMYFEKLEIYL
- the rffA gene encoding dTDP-4-amino-4,6-dideoxygalactose transaminase; translation: MQAIPFNKPFAIDKEFEYIQDAIENSIIRGDGIYTQKCHNFLESYLPAKRCLLTHSCTAALEMAAILADIKQGDEVIMPSYTFVSTANAFVLRGGVPVFVDIKPDTKNINEELIESAITKKTKAIVPVHYAGVACDMDKIMQIASKHNLIVIEDAAQGVSSTYNGQKLGTIGDIGCFSFHETKNVISGEGGAIIINNDKFIQRAEIIREKGTNRSQFFRGEVDKYTWVDVGSSYLPSDIIAAFLYAQLQNIDKINNKRLEIWNEYHQFFENYEKEGLINRPIVPPNCTHNAHMYYITFKNLQKRSEFIAFLKENGINPVFHYIPLHSSPAGIKFAKTMGDMSITNQVADTLVRMPLFYRLCDEDMRHIKSIVERFFEKL
- a CDS encoding SIR2 family protein — encoded protein: MQSDKLNSVIMEIFNGNAILFVGAGFSKGAVGFDDDIPTAERLAEIILKLMNRSTDSKNPKDLAHISDYFINSFCKQNESKLDEFIAMMKRTFKVTEPKKYHLDIVSVPWKFIYTTNYDDVIEQSGRAIKKMVEPLDLECEIPKYDNKTTYCLHINGRIENLKKDSLDNSFKLTHSSYLSSDGFGSQYPEWKSHFTNDLVYNSTVAIFIGYSLYDIEIEKILQQNSSIKDKVIFIQPQKSIEQENDIDDYKYKKYGHLFKIGVEEFVNKLMKYKNSLNEDTQHFISNNITCFKKYNLVFDKNTNINIDDRKIRNFFVRGALEDAILQKETISNINNSLYLVNRKSYIDEALKILENHNFLFVLGDMGNGKTVFLKQLATIIVQKGFKVYFLTNRRNISTYKKEIETISNNVTNTTYVFIDSYTNFSNLISDILPKQYKNIKYVLSSREREHHKYINNCSIINKIPELFIDKLDSSNIEQFCTIINNLAAWDLMGRGKQIQINRIHNRCKGEISNILIDIFESEQMSSRIKESFANFLQKPTIRKHLFVVCLLNVMNIPISIALIEYILDDYDLEIFRGDVFDYLVKIDILDEGNEIKPKSAVFCQFVLKHIFGADYVIKESLQLLKSLSNKRDSNILYGSDGYKVKTNLFKFNFIESILPEKGKREKLREYYENIKIDMPKMVDRSQYWLQYAMCFIAYDAIEDFKEAQRYLDAAYNVSSNKEDNRYVYKIDNQQARLYVKQSVKENDYKKAFDYFKKADTKLSRQKNDRYKFKVLRDYLNCIEQHREFFVKDESMAKEICSICNKHLKLINNDIDIDFDSYSRRGQAKSALEKIIHIFSGDSK